Proteins encoded within one genomic window of Gadus macrocephalus chromosome 16, ASM3116895v1:
- the treh gene encoding LOW QUALITY PROTEIN: trehalase (The sequence of the model RefSeq protein was modified relative to this genomic sequence to represent the inferred CDS: inserted 2 bases in 2 codons; deleted 3 bases in 2 codons), which yields MNCLYELLFLDVVSAFQNLSQDWPSNAIPPSTLRDFVGLYFDEPGQEFDPWTPPDWKDNPKLLGRIEDPALAGWAAKLNQLWKSLGRKIRQEVRDHPELYSLIPTPHPLVVPGGRFRELYYWDSYWVVNGLLLSEMTTTARGMIQNLLYLVDRYGFVPXRRSQPPFLTLMVESYYQATQDQDFLRGALPTLDKEYSFWMQNRSLTLHNHTLNRHHVPVGSPRPESYTDDLELAEGLTTDLQKQLLWEELKAGAESGWDFSSRWYRATPPGPDPVPXGTRGASQVLPVDLNALLCRNERTLASFHRLLGDPEAAAGYERAAAVRQRAMEALMWDERRGAWFDFSLLTNATRTQFHPSNLAPLWAQCFSTPAMAERALLYLRESGALRFPNGVPASLQDSGQQWDYPNAWPPLQHMLIEGLSKLPSSEAKKRAFDLAQNWIRTNWRAFDKYDAMFEKYDVNGDGKPGGGGEYDVQLGFGWTNGVVLQLLDLYGDRLTAGGLSGTTTSSLPLLLCLLLVTLQ from the exons ATGAACTGCCTCTATGAACTATTATTTTTAGATGTGGTGTCAGCTTTTCAAAACCTGTCCCAGGACTGGCCCAGTAACGccatccccccctccacccttcggGACTTTGTGGGGTTGTACTTCGACGAACCCGGGCAGGAGTTTGATCCCTGGACCCCACCTGACTGGAAAGACAA TCCGAAGCTTCTGGGCAGGATAGAAGACCCAGCCCTGGCCGGCTGGGCTGCGAAGCTCAATCAACTGTGGAAGTCTCTTGGAAGGAAG ATCCGCCAGGAGGTGCGAGACCACCCCGAGCTCTACTCCCTgatccccaccccccaccccctggtaGTGCCG GGGGGGCGCTTCAGGGAGCTGTACTACTG GGATTCCTATTGGGTGGTCAACGGGCTGCTCCTCTCAGAGATGACGACCACTGCCCGAGGAATGATCCAGAACCTCCTCTACCTTGTAGACAG ATACGGCTTCGTTC ACCGGCGCAGCCAGCCTCCGTTCCTGACGTTGATGGTGGAGAGCTACTACCAGGCCACCCAGGACCAGGACTTCCTCAG GGGAGCCTTGCCCACTCTGGACAAGGAGTACTCCTTCTGGATGCAGAACCGCTCCCTCACCCTGCATAATCACACGCTCAACCGCCACCACGTCCCCGTGGGCTCCCCCAG GCCTGAGTCCTACACAGATGATCTGGAGCTCGCTGAGGGACTAACCACCG acCTCCAGAAGCAGCTGCTGTGGGAGGAGCTAAAGGCG GGGGCAGAGTCTGGCTGGGACTTCTCCTCCCGCTGGTACCGAGCCACGCCCCCCGGGCCAGACCCCGTCC GGGGGACACGGGGGGCCAGCCAAGTCCTGCCGGTGGACCTCAACGCCCTGCTCTGCCGCAACGAGAGGACCCTGGCCTCCTTCCACAGGCTCCTGG GGGACCCCGAGGCGGCCGCTGGCTACGAGCGCGCGGCGGCAGTCAGGCAGCGGGCGATGGAGGCCTTGATGTGGGACGAGCGGCGCGGCGCCTGGTTCGACTTCAGCCTCCTCACCAACGCCACCCGGACGCAGTTCCACCCCTCCAACCTGGCGCCGCTCTGGGCGCAGTGCTTCTCCACGCCCGCCATGGCTGAGAGGGCCCTGCTGTACCTCCGG GAGTCTGGGGCGCTGCGGTTCCCTAACGGCGTCCCCGCGTCGCTGCAGGACAGCGGGCAGCAGTGGGACTACCCCAACGCGTGGCCCCCGCTGCAGCACATGCTCATTGAGG GTTTGTCGAAGTTGCCTTCAAGTGAGGCCAAAAAACGGGCATTTGATTTGGCCCAGAACTGGATCAGAACCAACTGGAGGGCGTTTGACAAGTACGACGCCATGTTTGAGAAG tatGATGTGAACGGAGACGGTAAACCAGGCGGGGGTGGGGAGTATGACGTTCAG CTGGGCTTCGGCTGGACCAACGGCGTggtcctccagctcctggaCCTCTACGGAGACCGGCTCACCGCCGGAGGTCTGAGTGGGACCACCACCAGCTCGCTGCCCCTGctgctctgcctgctcctcGTCACGCTCCAGTGA